One Salvelinus namaycush isolate Seneca chromosome 29, SaNama_1.0, whole genome shotgun sequence genomic region harbors:
- the nek2 gene encoding serine/threonine-protein kinase Nek2 gives MPSRVEDYEVLYTIGSGSYGKCQKIRRKSDAKILVWKELDYGTMAESEKQMLVSEVNLLRELKHPNIVRYYDRIIDRTNTTLYIVMEHCEGGDLSSLITRCIKERRYLEEEFIMRVMAQLTLALKDCHRRSNGGATVLHRDLKPANIFLDVKQNVKLGDFGLARILNHDTSFAKTFVGTPYYMSPEQINRMSYNEKSDIWSLGCLLYELCALSPPFTAYNQKELAEKIREGKFRRIPYRYSEELNTLLSRMLHLKDYLRPSVESILQSSLLTDLVADEQRRAHARHRRRSADPEKPKPAESSTAPTIAALRLKEQVLRHREKALKEREERLEQREQELCVRERLSNEKLSRAESLWKSYNLVKQQKALPLLYSNEMDEGEANVSPGKKVHFAGESKENQRPDQKQSVKSQELGLKKRLQAANMRAQALGEVERLYQLKSWQILGIR, from the exons ATGCCATCTCGTGTTGAAGATTATGAGGTGTTGTATACCATAGGGTCAGGGTCTTACGGAAAATGTCAGAAAATACGGAGGAAGTCTGATGCGAAG ATTCTAGTTTGGAAGGAGTTGGACTACGGCACAATGGCTGAGAGCGAGAAGCAGATGCTGGTGTCCGAGGTCAATCTCCTGCGTGAACTGAAGCATCCAAACATTGTGAGATATTATGACCGCATCATTGACCGGACCAACACCACACTGTACATCGTTATGGAACACTGTGAAGGCGGTGACCTCTCCAGCCTCATCACCAGATGCATCaaagaaag GCGTTACTTGGAGGAGGAATTCATCATGCGAGTCATGGCACAGCTCACTCTTGCCCTGAAGGACTGCCATCGCCGGAGCAATGGTGGGGCCACAGTGCTGCACAGAGATCTTAAGCCCGCCAATATCTTCCTGGATGTCAAGCAGAATGTCAAGCTTGGCGACTTTGGTCTCGCACGTATCCTGAACCATGACACCAGTTTCGCTAAGACTTTCGTCGGGACCCCATACTACATGTCTCCT GAACAAATAAATCGCATGTCCTACAATGAGAAATCAGATATCTGGTCCTTGGGGTGCTTGTTGTATGAACTCTGTGCCTTATC GCCTCCTTTCACAGCTTATAACCAAAAAGAGCTGGCAGAGAAGATCCGAGAGGGAAAGTTTAGGAGAATCCCCTACCGGTATTCAGAGGAGCTGAATACACTCCTGTCCAGAATGCTCCATTTAAAG GACTACCTGAGGCCCTCAGTTGAGTCCATTCTCCAGAGCAGCCTGTTGACGGACCTGGTCGCCGATGAGCAGAGGCGGGCGCATGCAAGACACCGGAGGAGGTCGGCTGATCCAGAGAAACCAAAGCCTGCAGAGTCTTCAACCGCCCCTACCATTGCAGCACTGAGGCTGAAGGAGCAGGTGCTGCGGCACAGGGAGAAGGCCCTGAAGGAGCGAGAGGAGAGGCTGGAGC AGCGGGAGCAGGAGCTTTGTGTTCGCGAGAGACTATCAAATGAGAAGCTTTCCAG AGCGGAGAGTTTGTGGAAGAGCTACAACTTGGTGAAACAGCAGAAGGCCCTGCCACTGCTCTATTCCAATGAAATGG ATGAGGGAGAGGCGAACGTCTCACCTGGAAAGAAGGTCCATTTTGCCGGAGAAAGCAAAGAGAACCAGAGGCCAGATCAGAAGCAGAGTGTGAAGAGCCAGGAGCTGGGGCTGAAGAAGAGGCTGCAGGCAGCCAACATGCGGGCCCAGGCCCTGGGGGAGGTGGAGAGGCTCTACCAGCTCAAGAGCTGGCAGATCCTAGGCATCCGCTAG
- the slc30a1a gene encoding zinc transporter 1a produces MACEPNRVRLVCMLSLTFGFFIVEVVVSRITASLAMLSDSFHMLSDVIALLVALVAVRFAQKTQSTNKNTFGWIRAEVMGALVNAVFLTALCFTIILEAVERFTNPHEIEKPHVVIGVGAAGLLVNLLGLCLFHGHAGGGHGHSHGGGGHSHGNKKNKRGKLCKSERPNGSSGEETNNLVGSHNSPPNGVNTERRRHEIVCNDSEMQMNGSAPYEELDYSHDEASLNMRGVFLHVLGDALGSVIVVVNALIFTFVWRPCPPGETCFNPCIDSHSTEGNSSSFQRTMVGPCWVLYLDPTLCIIMVGILLYTTYPLLKESALILLQTVPKQIDMHRLNERLLLLDGVLAIHELHIWQLAGSRIIATAHIKCHDPTSYMDVAKRIKDFFHDEGIHATTIQPEFVTINSESSASLCELSCRTQCAPKLCCGAADKLGVAGAGPVGTEKILSGEGNALAASAIDVINETLEGAAGPGAAVLEQAATAIVQVVPQPEPEVVITREVESSL; encoded by the exons ATGGCTTGTGAACCTAATCGTGTGCGGCTAGTATGCATGCTTTCATTGACTTTTGGCTTTTTTATCGTGGAGGTTGTCGTCAGTCGGATCACTGCATCTTTAGCAATGCTTTCGGACTCCTTTCATATGCTATCGGATGTCATAGCGCTGCTTGTGGCTTTGGTGGCCGTGCGCTTCGCTCAGAAAACACAATCGACAAATAAAAACACCTTCGGATGGATCCGGGCTGAGGTGATGGGGGCTCTGGTCAACGCAGTGTTCCTCACAGCTCTCTGTTTTACCATAATATTGGAGGCCGTCGAGCGATTCACCAACCCACATGAAATCGAGAAACCCCATGTAGTTATCGGTGTGGGGGCCGCCGGGCTCCTGGTCAACCTCCTCGGGCTGTGCTTGTTCCACGGACACGCAGGTGGTGGACACGGGCACTCCCACGGAGGAGGAGGCCATTCTCATGGAAATAAGAAAAACAAGAGGGGTAAACTATGCAAGTCAGAAAGACCGAATGGATCATCAGGAGAGGAGACCAACAACCTGGTAGGAAGCCACAACAGCCCCCCTAATGGCGTGAACACCGAGAGACGTAGACATG AGATTGTTTGTAACGACAGTGAGATGCAGATGAACGGCAGCGCTCCCTACGAGGAGCTGGACTACAGCCACGACGAGGCCTCGCTCAACATGCGCGGCGTCTTCCTACATGTGCTGGGCGATGCCCTGGGCTCTGTCATCGTGGTGGTCAACGCCCTCATCTTCACCTTCGTATGGCGGCCGTGCCCCCCCGGCGAGACCTGCTTCAACCCATGCATCGACAGCCACTCCACCGAGGGCAACAGTTCTAGCTTTCAACGGACCATGGTGGGACCGTGCTGGGTGCTGTACCTGGACCCCACGCTGTGCATCATCATGGTGGGTATCCTGCTCTACACCACCTACCCACTGCTCAAGGAGTCTGCACTGATCCTCCTGCAGACGGTGCCCAAGCAGATCGACATGCACCGCCTCAACGAGCGGCTGCTCTTGCTGGACGGCGTGCTGGCCATCCACGAACTGCACATCTGGCAGCTGGCGGGCTCACGCATCATCGCCACGGCGCACATAAAGTGTCACGACCCCACGTCCTACATGGACGTGGCCAAGCGCATCAAGGACTTCTTCCACGACGAGGGCATCCACGCCACCACCATCCAGCCCGAGTTCGTTACCATCAACTCCGAGTCAAGTGCGTCCCTCTGCGAGCTCTCCTGCCGGACGCAGTGCGCACCTAAGCTGTGTTGTGGCGCTGCTGACAAGCTGGGCGTGGCTGGTGCTGGTCCGGTGGGCACGGAGAAGATCCTGAGCGGTGAGGGGAATGCGCTGGCAGCCTCGGCCATAGATGTAATCAACGAGACCCTAGAGGGAGCAGCAGGACCCGGAGCTGCAGTCCTGGAGCAGGCGGCCACTGCAATTGTCCAGGTGGTTCCTCAGCCGGAGCCCGAGGTCGTCATCACCCGGGAGGTGGAGTCTTCTCTGTga